A region from the Triticum aestivum cultivar Chinese Spring chromosome 3D, IWGSC CS RefSeq v2.1, whole genome shotgun sequence genome encodes:
- the LOC123074652 gene encoding high-affinity nitrate transporter 2.3-like, protein MEGESKPAAMGVQAASKGKFRIPVDSDNKATEFWLFSFARPHMSAFHLSWFSFFCCFVSTFAAPPLLPLIRDNLGLTGKDIGNAGIASVSGAVFARLAMGTACDLVGPRLASAAIILLTTPAVYCSAIIDSASSFLLVRFFTGFSLASFVSTQFWMSSMFSSPKVGLANGVAGGWGNLGGGAVQFIMPLVFEVVRKIGSTDFVAWRVAFFIPGIMQTFSAIAVLAFGQDMPDGNYRKLHKSGEMHKDSFGNVLRHAVTNYRAWILALTYGYCFGVELAVDNIVAQYFYDRFDVNLHTAGLIAASFGMANIISRPGGGLMSDWLSDRFGMRGRLWGLWIVQTIGGILCVVLGVVDYSFGASVAVMILFSFFVQAACGLTFGIVPFVSRRSLGLISGMTGGGGNVGAVLTQVIFFRGTTYKTETGIMYMGLMILACTLPITLIYFPQWGGMFAGPRKGATAEEYYSQEWTEEERAKGYSAATERFAENSVREGGRRATSGSQSRHTVPVDGSPADV, encoded by the coding sequence ATGGAGGGGGAGTCGAAGCCGGCGGCGATGGGGGTGCAGGCGGCGTCCAAGGGCAAGTTCAGGATCCCGGTGGACTCCGACAACAAGGCCACCGAGTTCTGGCTCTTCTCGTTCGCGAGGCCGCACATGAGCGCCTTCCACCTCTCGTGGTTCTCcttcttctgctgcttcgtctccaccttcgccgcgccgccgctcCTGCCGCTCATCCGGGACAACCTCGGCCTCACCGGCAAGGACATCGGCAACGCCGGGATCGCGTCCGTGTCGGGCGCCGTGTTCGCGCGTCTCGCCATGGGCACGGCCTGCGACCTGGTCGGGCCCCGCCTGGCGTCCGCGGCCATCATACTGCTCACCACCCCCGCGGTGTACTGCTCGGCCATCATCGACTCTGCGTCGTCGTTCCTGCTCGTGCGCTTCTTCACGGGCTTCTCGCTCGCCTCCTTCGTGTCCACGCAGTTCTGGATGAGCTCCATGTTCTCGTCGCCCAAGGTGGGGCTGGCCAACGGCGTCGCCGGCGGATGGGGCAACCTCGGCGGGGGCGCCGTGCAGTTCATCATGCCGCTCGTGTTCGAGGTCGTCCGCAAGATCGGCAGCACGGACTTCGTCGCGTGGCGCGTCGCCTTCTTCATCCCGGGCATCATGCAGACGTTCTCGGCCATCGCCGTGCTGGCGTTCGGGCAGGACATGCCGGACGGCAACTACCGTAAGCTGCACAAGAGCGGGGAGATGCACAAGGACAGCTTCGGCAACGTGCTGCGCCACGCGGTCACCAACTACCGCGCCTGGATCCTGGCGCTCACCTACGGCTACTGCTTCGGCGTCGAGCTCGCCGTCGACAACATCGTGGCGCAGTACTTCTACGACCGCTTCGACGTGAACCTCCACACGGCCGGACTCATCGCCGCCAGCTTCGGGATGGCCAACATCATCTCCCGCCCCGGCGGCGGGCTCATGTCCGACTGGCTCTCCGACCGGTTCGGCATGCGCGGCAGGCTGTGGGGGCTGTGGATCGTGCAGACCATCGGCGGCATCCTCTGCGTGGTGCTCGGCGTCGTCGACTACTCGTTCGGCGCGTCGGTGGCCGTCATGATACTCTTCTCCTTCTTCGTGCAGGCCGCGTGCGGGCTCACCTTCGGCATCGTGCCGTTCGTCTCGCGGCGGTCGCTGGGGCTCATCTCCGGAATGACCGGCGGGGGCGGCAACGTGGGGGCCGTGCTGACGCAGGTCATCTTCTTCCGCGGCACCACGTACAAGACGGAGACGGGGATCATGTACATGGGGCTGATGATCCTGGCGTGCACGCTGCCCATCACGCTCATCTACTTCCCGCAGTGGGGCGGCATGTTCGCCGGGCCGCGGAAGGGGGCGACGGCGGAGGAGTACTACAGCCAGGAGTGGACCGAGGAGGAGCGGGCCAAGGGGTACAGCGCCGCGACCGAGCGTTTCGCGGAGAACAGCGTGCGCGAGGGCGGGCGGAGGGCGACGTCGGGCAGCCAGTCAAGGCACACCGTCCCCGTCGACGGGTCGCCGGCCGACGTGTGA